A portion of the Celeribacter baekdonensis genome contains these proteins:
- a CDS encoding peptidoglycan -binding protein has protein sequence MAGLRRSSHRMSGSIWPGFVDAMTALLLVLMFVLTIFMVVQSMLRDEISGQATELDALTSEVTALANALGLEQQKSIGLEDQIGTLRATLSEARATAEAQADTIAGLEATTSAQAARIASFEAQVASLLSERDAALTKGAQLAAQIEDLEAAKATLISEQEAAQLALAQSRKEIDAATEQARLAAARREALDALVAQLKAEAADREAALGEAVTRADTAETQMTEAEQARLADAAALKALQDRMAASQDEMTAMTLALEEVRRDAEETLTLLAAAEAARDQLKEQLDTQVSDTDKQAALLALAQKTLAGEEAKTAEEARKVALLNAQIAEMRKQLSSLQSTLDVRTAADTENQVQVDSLTTRLNSALAQVAAEEKRRAALEEAERKRLEQEAKKLENYRSEFFGRLREILGDREGVTIVGDRFVFSSEVLFEPASAELGPRGKDQIARVTRTLSEVAADIPPEIDWVIRVDGHTDKTPLSGTGEYADNWELSQARALSVVRYMSQELGFPPSRLVAAGFGEFQPVAYGDSPIALAKNRRIELKLTEN, from the coding sequence ATGGCAGGGTTGCGCCGGTCCTCCCACCGCATGTCAGGGTCAATCTGGCCCGGCTTTGTTGACGCGATGACCGCGCTTTTGCTGGTGTTGATGTTCGTTTTGACGATCTTCATGGTCGTGCAATCCATGCTGCGCGACGAGATTTCAGGCCAAGCCACAGAATTGGATGCGCTGACTTCTGAAGTCACAGCCTTGGCCAATGCCTTGGGCTTGGAGCAGCAAAAAAGCATTGGATTGGAAGACCAAATCGGCACGTTGCGCGCGACCTTGTCGGAGGCGCGGGCCACGGCGGAGGCGCAGGCCGATACCATCGCCGGGCTTGAGGCCACGACCAGCGCGCAAGCGGCGCGGATTGCCTCGTTTGAAGCACAGGTCGCAAGCCTGTTGAGCGAACGCGATGCTGCGCTGACGAAAGGCGCACAATTGGCCGCGCAGATTGAGGATTTGGAGGCGGCAAAAGCCACGTTGATTTCCGAACAGGAGGCGGCGCAACTGGCCTTGGCGCAATCGCGCAAAGAGATTGACGCGGCCACCGAACAAGCGCGTTTGGCGGCCGCGCGGCGCGAGGCTTTGGACGCTTTGGTGGCGCAATTGAAAGCGGAGGCGGCGGATCGCGAGGCGGCGCTGGGCGAGGCGGTGACGCGGGCCGACACGGCAGAGACGCAGATGACAGAGGCTGAACAGGCGCGTTTGGCGGATGCGGCGGCACTCAAAGCCTTGCAGGACCGGATGGCGGCGTCGCAGGATGAAATGACGGCGATGACGCTGGCGCTTGAAGAGGTGCGCCGCGATGCCGAGGAAACGCTAACCCTTTTGGCGGCGGCCGAGGCCGCGCGCGATCAGCTTAAAGAGCAACTTGATACGCAGGTGAGCGACACGGACAAACAGGCAGCACTTTTGGCGCTGGCGCAAAAAACGCTTGCTGGCGAGGAGGCGAAAACCGCTGAGGAGGCGCGCAAAGTTGCGCTTTTGAACGCGCAAATCGCCGAGATGCGCAAACAACTGTCCTCGCTACAATCGACGCTTGATGTGCGCACGGCTGCGGACACAGAAAATCAGGTACAGGTTGATAGCCTGACCACGCGTCTCAACTCCGCCTTGGCGCAGGTCGCCGCCGAGGAAAAACGCCGCGCCGCTTTGGAAGAGGCCGAGCGCAAGCGGTTGGAACAAGAGGCGAAAAAGCTTGAAAATTATCGCTCCGAATTCTTTGGGCGGCTGCGTGAAATTCTTGGCGATCGCGAAGGCGTCACGATCGTCGGAGACCGTTTTGTGTTCAGCTCCGAGGTGCTGTTTGAACCGGCCTCCGCTGAACTTGGTCCACGGGGAAAGGACCAAATTGCCCGCGTCACGCGCACTCTTTCTGAGGTGGCCGCCGACATCCCACCCGAGATTGATTGGGTTATTCGCGTCGATGGTCACACCGACAAAACGCCGCTTTCGGGCACCGGGGAATATGCCGATAACTGGGAATTGTCGCAGGCGCGGGCCTTGTCCGTGGTGCGCTACATGTCACAAGAATTGGGCTTTCCGCCATCGCGTTTGGTCGCGGCGGGATTTG